In the Penaeus vannamei isolate JL-2024 unplaced genomic scaffold, ASM4276789v1 unanchor324, whole genome shotgun sequence genome, one interval contains:
- the LOC113813949 gene encoding whirlin-like — MRASSPGPSPTSPSGRRGSAEVREDAHAPYSCRNRRTSLVVSDSLGRFRVVVKKTRPNLGIAIEGGADTKQKLPRVINIAANGAAFEAGGLRVGQLILAVDGQKLDGHKHEDAARLIAGCWVSRSRPEVEFMVVERKPTAADVRRSSISLLSQM; from the exons ATGCGAGCGAGCAGCCCTGGGCCGTCCCCGACCTCCCCCTCCGGACGGCGAGGCAGCGCCGAAGTGCGGGAGGACGCGCATGCGCCCTACTCTTGCAGGAACCGTAGG ACCTCCTTGGTGGTGAGCGACAGCCTGGGCAGGTTCAGAGTTGTAGTGAAGAAGACGAGGCCCAACCTGGGCATCGCCATCGAGGGCGGCGCCGACACCAAGCAGAAACTGCCAAGAGTCATCAACATCGCCGCCAACGGCGCTGCCTTCGAGGCGGGCGGGCTCCGGGTGGGTCAGCTCATCCTGGCCGTAGACGGACAGAAGCTGGACG GACACAAGCACGAGGACGCCGCCCGCCTGATCGCTGGCTGCTGGGTGAGCCGCTCGCGCCCCGAGGTGGAGTTCATGGTGGTGGAGCGGAAGCCAACGGCGGCCGATGTCCGCcgctcctccatttccctcctgtCGCAGATGTAG